A stretch of the Ostrea edulis chromosome 9, xbOstEdul1.1, whole genome shotgun sequence genome encodes the following:
- the LOC125660462 gene encoding FMR1-interacting protein NUFIP1-like, translating into MNNTGGKMPGFVRFAGPSGFQNISPRFHQRAPPPNQNFYSPPPLPRHQVPSPRHQVSYSDMNVFNSGPRRPQANFGKNVFHSPPNFHAPSRQQISYAESDMFTPNSEPQHNVLSHQQFHPMQNPPPRFHSMPHQQNGVHMQNKRNQNGQWDNAFPSRNQGNFYGNFTENNAGGINQSGNQRKPWNNSVWNNLPKGTNRHQEYTHNKKKKKPKPDKRDLAENNVYFCDTCDRGYKVQEKYQEHIESHVKCRHDGCLYTAHPKLVRLHDRTQHSSGLASKIWKLESPEEINKWREERKRNFPTAENMKRKKVILEEKIARGEVIETKTFGKMRNRGGKRDKFGKGKNRRQNNGNDQKSTRDTPNSSLVKSGVTKENANTTKEDVKSFNGDPLSMLEGLEESAPNSVNTVTTFGGLATLMAVYSDSDDGKQTQTDRQADVIEDAENKEPSTSCPPKNKKIRKRKRQRRNGHDDDSSRAKIKRKSTLLEKLLAPNIRRERNLILQCVHHIVKENFFGVGSCKELNSTSNDKNESCFTNTEINETTNVEYVEDCRTKHKLETPMNKSGVQGVEPGDDQNSGQDTQEELTENLVTEFNIDDHAWE; encoded by the exons ATGAACAATACTGGAGGGAAAATGCCAGGGTTTGTAAGATTTGCAGGACCTTCTGGATTTCAAAATATCTCTCCAAGGTTTCACCAAAGAGCTCCACCTCCAAATCAGAATTTCTACTCTCCGCCTCCTCTACCAAGACACCAAGTACCATCACCAAGACACCAAGTATCATACTCAGATATGAATGTCTTCAACAGTGGGCCGAGAAGACCACAGGCAAATTTTGGCAAAAACGTTTTTCACTCTCCGCCAAACTTTCATGCACCTTCTCGACAACAGATTTCTTATGCAGAGTCGGACATGTTTACACCAAATTCTGAACCACAGCATAATGTTTTATCCCATCAGCAGTTTCATCCCATGCAAAACCCTCCACCAAGATTTCATTCAATGCCACATCAACAAAATGGAGTTCATATGCAGaataaaagaaatcaaaatggCCAATGGGATAATGCTTTCCCGAGTAGAAATCAGGGGAATTTCTATGGGAATTTCACAGAGAATAATGCAGGTGGTATCAACCAGAGTGGAAATCAGAGGAAGCCCTGGAACAACAGTGTGTGGAACAATCTACCAAAAGGCACCAACAGACACCAGGAGTACACCCATAACAAG AAGAAGAAGAAGCCCAAACCTGACAAAAGAGATCTGGCagaaaacaatgtttatttCTGTGATACGTGTGACAGAGGATATAAAGTCCAGGAGAAATATCAGGAGCATATTGAGAGTCATGTCAAG TGCCGACATGATGGATGTCTGTACACAGCTCACCCTAAACTGGTGCGACTGCATGACAGAACA caACATTCTAGTGGACTTGCATCCAAAATATGGAAGCTTGAATCTCCTGAGGAGATAAACAAGTGGAGAGAAGAAAGGAAAAG AAATTTTCCAACAGCTGAAAATATGAAGAGGAAGAAAGTGATATtggaggaaaaaatagcacGGGGTGAAGTCATTGAGACCAAAACATTTGG GAAAATGAGAAATAGAGGTGGAAAGAGAGATAAATTTGGAAAAGGGAAGAACAGGCGACAGAACAATGGGAATGACCAGAAAAGTACAAGGGACACACCAAACAGCAGTCTTGTTAAATCAGGAGTCACAAAG GAAAACGCTAATACTACAAAGGAAGATGTGAAGAGTTTTAATGGTGACCCGCTGTCAATGCTGGAGGGATTAGAAGAAAGCGCTCCCAATTCTGTCAATACTGTGACTACGTTTGGAGGACTAGCCACGCTGATGGCTGTGTACAGTGATAGTGATGATGGAAAacaaacacagacagacagacaggcag ATGTTATTGAAGATGCTGAAAATAAAGAGCCAAGTACTTCTTGTCCACCGAAGAACAAGAAAATACGGAAGAGAAAGAGACAAAGGAGAAATGGTCATGATGATGACAGCAGTCGAGCCAAAATCAAGAGGAAGTCTACTTTGTTGGAAAAG CTCTTGGCTCCCAACATAAGACGAGAGAGGAACCTAATCCTACAGTGTGTTCACCACATTGTGAAGGAAAACTTCTTTGGAGTGGGCAGTTGCAAAGAGTTGAATTCAACATCCAATGATAAGAATGAAAGTTGTTTTACGAACACTGAGATAAATGAGACAACTAATGTTGAATATGTAGAAGACTGTAGAACAAAGCATAAGTTAGAAACGCCAATGAACAAGTCAGGTGTTCAAGGAGTGGAACCCGGAGATGATCAAAACAGTGGCCAGGATACTCAAGAAGAATTGACTGAAAATCTGGTCACTGAGTTTAATATTGATGATCATGCCTGGGAATGA